The genomic DNA CCCCCCTGACCCCGTTTCGGCATTTCGTGATGGGGACGGAATCGATGGAGCGCGCGGCGGCACCCAACGAGATCCAGCGTATTGCGGCGCTCCTGCACGAGGCGATGACGGCGGGCGCGATGGGCTTTTCAACTACGCGGCTCGCCCAGCATATTGGCTTTCGTGGCCAGCCGCTGGCCTGCCGCCTCGCCGACCGCGACGAGCTTAAGGCCTACGCCAACGTGCTTAAGGAGCTCGGCAAGGGCGCGATCGAAATCGCGCTCACGCGGCGCGCCGGTCAGGTGCTCGACGACGAGTACGAAATGCTCGAGTTCCTGCTCGACGAGAGCGCGCGACCGGTGACGTGGCTTGCGATGGCGAGCCGGCCGGACAAGCCCGAGCGTGCGGCCGAGACGCTGGAGCGGCTTGCGCCGCTCATCCGGCGCGGCGGCGTGCCGCAGGTCCTGTGCAAGCCGTTCGTGGTCCAGATGGACCTGCGCAACCCATTCAGCTTCGCCGACATGGAGGCGTGGAACCACGTCTTCAACCAGCCGCCTGACGAGCAGAAACGGATCTACGCCGACCCGGCCTTCCGCGAGGCGTTCCGCGACGAGCTCAAGCGGCCGCATCTGTTCACCGGCAAGTGGCATCGGGTCGAAGTTCTCGAGGTCGCCAATCCGGCGCTCAAGCCGTTCGAACGCAAGACGGTCGGCGAAATCGCCGAGATACGCCGCGCCGATCCGCTGGATACTTTCCTTGACCTTGCGATCGAGGACGACCTCAATATCCAGTACACAATGGCGCAGTATCATGAAGAGGGAATCGGCCGCCTGATCGGCGATCCGCGCACGATGATCGGGTTGTCTGACGGCGGCGCCCACGTCGATATGTTGTGCGACGCCGGCTACTGCACCTATCTGCTGGGCAAATGGGTGCGCGAGCGCCACGCGCTGACGCTGGAGCACGCGGTCAAGCGGATCACGTCCGAGCCCGCCGACTTCTTCGGCATTCGCGGACGCGGGCGACTGAAGGCCGGACTGGCCGCCGATTTCGCGATCTTCGACTACAGCACGGTCGGCTCCGCCAAGCGGGCGCGGATGCAGCACGACTTGCCGGGCGGCGGGCGGCGGCTGGTGATGCCGGCCGAGGGGATCGAGTACACCATCGTTAACGGCGAGGTGCTCTACGAGCACGGCAGGCCATCCGGCGCGATGCCGGGGCGGGTCCTGCGCTCGGGCCAGTGCTGAGCGCAGCCTGAACGATTTGCCTGAACCCTCCCCCAGTTCTGGGGGAGGGCCTGGATGAGGGACCTTCGGCGGTGCTCAGTGTCCGCGAGAATCGCCGTCCTTGTACGCACTCGCTTCCGCCGAAGCTCTACTCAGTTGCACATTCACCCGGCGTGCGCCGGCGAGACTGAAAGCCGCCTTCAGCTCACGGTCCAGCCGGCATCGATCACGAACGGTGCGCCGGTGGCGAACGACGCGTCGTCGCTGGCCAGGAACAGCGCGACTTTGGCGATCTCTTCCGCCTGGCCCATCCGTCCGAACACCGACACCCGCTTGAGCGCGCCTGGTTTGGGCTCCTCGCCATGGCGGATGCGCTGCGCCATCGGGGTTTCGATCGCACCCGGGCAGATGCAATTGACCCGGATGTTGTAGCGGCCGTACTCGAACGCCGCCACCCGAGTCAGTGCGATCACTCCCGCCTTGGCCGCGCAGTACGCCGCGCCGCCGCGAATCGCGACCATTCCGGCGATCGACGCCTGGTTGATAATCGACCCCCCGCCGAGCTTGACCATGTGCGGCAGCACGTACTTCATCCCGAGGAAGACGCCGCGCAGGTTGATCGCGATCACCTTGTCGAAGGCGCCCTCGCTCATTTGCGCCATGAAATCCGACTCACCCTCGATGCCGGCGTTGTTGTAGAGCACGTTGGGCGGGCCGAGGCGCTCGACCGTCGCCGCCACCATCCGCTGCACGTCCTCAGACTTCGCGACGTCGGCGCCGATTGCGGTCGCCTCGCCGCCGCGCTCGCGGATCTCGCGCGCGGTCGCCTCGACCGCGGCCTCGCTGATGTCGGCGGCGGCGACTTTGGCCCCTTCGCTCGCGAACAGCAGCGCGGTCGCCTTGCCCATTCCCGACGCCGCCCCGGTTATGAGCGCCACCTTGCCCTCGAGTTTCATCGTGTGGTTCCTCCTCGCAATCGCGGCCGGTATTAAAACACGGTCCGAGTGTTGCTCGATCTGATCTCTGCAAGCCTCTACCATTGATGATCGAGATTGGGAAAGTCTTGGCGGCGGTGGCAAAACTGAATGCGCGAGGGGGCGGACGGATGCGCCAGGCGGCCGCCGCGCTCGTTCTTGCGTTTTTGCCGTGTGTGCCGCGCGCAGCGCGTGCCCAGCAGACGCTGGAGGTCTCGCCGCCCGCGGCCCAGACCCAACCCAACATCCGGATTCGCCCGACCCCCGCGCCGCCGCCCTCGCGCCAGCTCCAGGAAATCCCCCAGGCCGCGACTCCCCTGCCCACGCCCTCGCCACCGCCGGCTCCGCTTCCCCCTCCTGCTGCGCCGTCCTCGATGCTCCAGGCGCAGCCGGTGCTGCCGGCAGAGTTCCGCGGGTGCTGGGAGGGGCAGGTGAACTATCTCGACTCGATCGCGCGCGAGTACGGTGCGCCGAAGACCGGTCCGTGGACGCCGAAAACGTACCGCATCTGTTACAAGCGCGTTGGCAGTGGGCCGTTCGAGTTGACCTTCAGCCAAGTGGGCGTCGTGCCCAACAGCAAGATCGTCAACCCCACCGGCAATATGGTGCTGATCTCGACCGACGGGCGCGGCGCGGCGCGGATGAAGGCCAATCTGCATTTCGACGAATACTACGTGGGCCGGCGTTTTCGCGGTCACACCTTCGCGGTCGATGAAGAGACGATTCTCGACTGCACGATCCG from Candidatus Binataceae bacterium includes the following:
- a CDS encoding amidohydrolase family protein, encoding MTYDLVIKNGTVVDGTGAPRFRADVAVKDGKIAEIGKLSGGGRTIDASDLIVAPGFVDPHTHYDAQICWDPLLTCTSWHGVTSVVMGNCGVGIAPCKPEVHEVAAWDLVNVEAIPFDALSKGITWDWISFPEFMDAAERRGVGINVGFLAPLTPFRHFVMGTESMERAAAPNEIQRIAALLHEAMTAGAMGFSTTRLAQHIGFRGQPLACRLADRDELKAYANVLKELGKGAIEIALTRRAGQVLDDEYEMLEFLLDESARPVTWLAMASRPDKPERAAETLERLAPLIRRGGVPQVLCKPFVVQMDLRNPFSFADMEAWNHVFNQPPDEQKRIYADPAFREAFRDELKRPHLFTGKWHRVEVLEVANPALKPFERKTVGEIAEIRRADPLDTFLDLAIEDDLNIQYTMAQYHEEGIGRLIGDPRTMIGLSDGGAHVDMLCDAGYCTYLLGKWVRERHALTLEHAVKRITSEPADFFGIRGRGRLKAGLAADFAIFDYSTVGSAKRARMQHDLPGGGRRLVMPAEGIEYTIVNGEVLYEHGRPSGAMPGRVLRSGQC
- a CDS encoding SDR family NAD(P)-dependent oxidoreductase, with the translated sequence MKLEGKVALITGAASGMGKATALLFASEGAKVAAADISEAAVEATAREIRERGGEATAIGADVAKSEDVQRMVAATVERLGPPNVLYNNAGIEGESDFMAQMSEGAFDKVIAINLRGVFLGMKYVLPHMVKLGGGSIINQASIAGMVAIRGGAAYCAAKAGVIALTRVAAFEYGRYNIRVNCICPGAIETPMAQRIRHGEEPKPGALKRVSVFGRMGQAEEIAKVALFLASDDASFATGAPFVIDAGWTVS